The sequence AAGTAGTAATTTGGCTTCATgttaatttgcattttgtctctttctttcaggAGTACGACGACATTCAGGTTATTGTTCTTCACAAGGAGGTCGGGGTAGGACTGGGCTTCAGTCTGGCAGGAGGAGCAGACCAGAACAAACCAATCACTGTGAGGAAAAAGcctctttttctctcctgcGGTAAACGTTCTGCTGTCGTCAGTCTTGTCACGTCTTTTCGTTTCCCCCTCAGGTTCACAAGGTGTTTTCTTCAGGCGTCGCAGCCCAGGAGGGCTCCATAAGGGAAGGGGATCAGGTTTTGTCCATCAATGGCACGGCGCTGAGCGGGAATGCCCACTGGGAGGCCCTACGGGTCCTGAGAAGGACGAAGGCTAAGGACATGGTGGTGGTCGTGTTGAGGAAAGGCGACGCTCTGAGGAAGCTCGGGCAGCAACACGACGAGCGGGCAGCACAGACTCCGCAGGAAGCAGGTGAGAGGCGGTGCGTCGCCGGGTCGGCTGAACGCGCGTCGGGCCGTGAAGCGGCAGATTAAAATGGCGCTGTGTTTTCGTCTCTCCGAGGCCACCGTGTGcgcctgcagctgcagaagagcAGCAGTGATCTGGGCTTCAGCCTGCAGGGAGGCGTGGGCTCCACGGAGGGGAACCAACCGCTCACCGTCCAGAGGATCTTCCAgggtgagcaaaaaaaaacccaccgtCGCCATGGGAGCGCTgcttctgaaaaacaacaacaacaaaaaatttaaaaactgaagttggTCACAGTATTaacaactttaataaaattaggttcacaacaataataataataataaaaaactacatTCTGTTTATTAACAAAACTTCCTCCACTTCAGACACCTGAGtgaaataagtttaaaatactaacttttctttttattcaagtAAATATCCAGGAGAAAAAATATACTTAGTATACTGAAATTTTATATGCTTAATATATTTTACATAGAAATgatagaaaaatacattttatttctctatttatttatttctctattTTCAAACAACATATCTCGTACTTAgtaaaatttagtttaatttaaatacaattaaatttaaagtgtATTTAATTGACTTTTTAATGTGCTAAAATGGatcaacttttagtttttgtgcttATTTTATGCTATAATAGTACTTTAGATGTTATTCTACGCATGTTTATGTCTTCGTTTAgaacttttattgaaaaaatacattctAAATCTTTCCTGAATATCTTTTATAAACGTGTTAATAATCATAAGAAGAGGTTCAtacatttaaattgatttattatGCACTTAAAGCTGCATACATGAAGACTACTTAGTTTAtagttaacaaaaacaaaaaatacaaatattccttcaaaaataattatattttaaccATAGTTAAAGTTATTACGTATGTATTTACATTGAGTAAATATACTCTAGTACCTCTTTGTATTCAGTTACAAATAAGTCTTTAAGTAGAAAATATTCTATATATTTTTCAGATTAAAGTATCTATGTATACATGTGAAACCAggattgcttttattttgaaattcacTGATCCAGTTTCAACCTATGATTATTTTCCCCATGGATTGTTCTCAAATAATTACACAAAGTGGAGCTTTACTGATTATTAAGCTAACAATgacagctttaactcagttctTATATTTTAGACATTATTTTATCAATTTCTCATGATTTTCTCATTGTCATCAATGAGGCTTTGCTCTGAAGTGAGATGTTTTTGCCTTAAATTTGAAGTTTTCTCTTCCCATTCAGGAGGTCCTGTCAATAAGGTGCTTCCTGGCGACGAAGTTTTAGAAATCAACGGCGTCAGCGTGTTGGGGATGAGGCGTATGGATGTCTGGACCTTCATTAAAAAGCTTCCGCTTGGATCTGTGGAGGTGCTGCTGCGTCGCCcccagaaacagcagcagacgTGAGGGTTGGAAACGctcaaactgaaaactaaaacatttttttcttttttttacccgaGGCTGTCAGCCTGCAGTggaacaaaacatgaagaaagtttttaaatgctttctgTACAGTCGACAGAACGTTGTGGAAACCAGGTCAAAGGTGTGCATTTTTCCCACCTTCGCGTAAAACCCTCCGGACCTCGGGGTGAAACTACGTTACTTTACTTTAAAACGCACTGATGGCTCCTACGTTTATCAAGTCGAACAACATTTTCCAGGAAGAAGTttgtaaatgttgtaaaaactCCTAAAATCCAAGCACAACTTGTAATGTATTGTGAATAACTGCGTATAGATTTTATATggctttttaataaatgcagaaaaaaaaaggaggtcgagttgatttgtttttacctttttactttCCTGAGGTTTGTCTGAAATATCCCTTTTGTGTGGAGCACCTGTGAGCATTTAGCATCTTACCTGCAACAGATGATGATCAGAGTGATTTCATTTTGGAGAATCTGGGAGAAATTGTCGTGGGTGGAGTTACGCTAGCAGCTTCTTGGAGCAGGGCTTCAAATGATGCCATCCAGAGTGTAATGATTGCTAATCcgtttcattttaaagcaattatGTTGTCCGATGAGTTTCAGTTTCCTCCTGTTTACGTTTGTTAGCTTGGTTTTAGCTAATGTGTGTCTGTTCCACGATATGCTCTTGTGCACTTGTCGATGAAGTGAAGAAGTACTTTCAATAATCCACACAAAGTCTTCTGAACGGTGAACTTTAGTTTCTCTTTGTGCAGATATCGCAACAAGTCTTCAGTCTTGCACAGCATTCCACAAAATAACGGTCAAAAAAACTGTATGGAGCCAAGCTAACTACATTACATCTACTGCGTCACTGTTCCGTTTTATAAACTTCCAAGTACTCCACTAGATGGCGCTCTTATACAAAAACATACTACAGGAAAATcttactgttaataaaatatctaaatataGAAAATGTATATGTAAGCATGCACAATGTTAAACAATGTTACAAAATGACATTTATGGCTTTCAcatagagtaaaaaaaaggctgcaaagtttgtttataagatgatcaggtccaaaaaccacaacctccatgttgtctgagtttaaaagcagaaaactaagagtcatccaggtttttatgtctttaagacaaacttgtaatctaagtaactgattggattcatcgGGTTTCACGGATAAATATACCTGAGTGTCATCAGCATAACATAAAGAGTCCAAGCACtcaaccctgaggaactccaacCCAAACCCCAAAACCTTCATAGCTCTTTAAGCAAAAgcttcattgtttatttttttgtttttttaccggGTCACTTTTGGATGAAAGGGTTATTTACACTAAAGTCTGGGTTGCAGCACAGTTTTGCTAACATGTTCACGTTAAAGGGTATCCTGTCTGAGGCAAACATCAGCTGGCAAATATTTGGTAGCACTTGCATCTTAATTAAACTGATgagaaaatttttaaaaataaacacgtAATCATTAAAGGGCTGATGCTCATTTGTCTATGAAACCTGTAGGTCAGCTTGCACAAACATCCCGAGGCTTATTACCCTCTTTTATTACTCATTATCTGATTATTTTGCGGTCTTTGTTCATATGAGCAATCTCTAACAGATGTGGGACATTTCGTCCTCTGCGCCAGCCAATCCCCGAGACGTCCCGGCTCCATAAACGAGCGATAGTGTCGTCCCTGTCTCGCGAGGGACAAAGCTTGGAGAGACGGAGGACCTGCAGCGCGCCCATCCTCGGGGTGCTCGGGGTTTAAGGACGGCTTGTCTTCCCTGAAGCTCGTCGCAGCGGCTCCTGAGCTTCAGGCCAGGGGTCAGAGGTGAAGGCAGGGTTCGAGGGAAACTCAGCCATGTTGAAGCTGCGAACTCTGAGGGTGCGGAGCGCCCTGATCCGAGAGTGCATGGCCGAGTTTCTGGGAACGTTTGTCCTGCTGGTAAGTCCCACGGCGGTTTTAAGCAAGTTGCTTTACTTCGTCCAAGAAAACCATGTTCAAAGGAAATGCCTTTACTCATCATTGCCTGTTCTGTAATTCAAATCAAATCGACTTGTAACAAACCCAAATTCAGGGGGAAAGATGCGATTAAATGGGAACTTAAATAATTTTTTCCTTCTATTAGGAGATTTATTTAACTGAAGCCAATTAGAACCTGAGATTTTGTTGAAACCTTCTTTGATTCCAACACCAAAGCAGGTTGGGACCTTCGACCCTTCGTATGAAGGTCAGCCCTTCTCACGACACACAAACGGCTAAGAGTAAAGAAGTGCTTCACTTGTTTCTTTGTCCCGTTCTTCCTTATCTAAAGGCGCACAGCAGAACCGGGCCGGGCGTCGTTTTAAACTTCTCCGCACTTAATCCTGGGCAGATCAGGACTGCGGGCCCGGCCGGTGTCCTTCTCGTCCTCAGACATGCAAAATGGGCTTTAGCATCGCCGCATGAAGGTTTCTGCAAAATGTCATCATCCATGAATAATGCTCCTATCAAGGAGAAAAGGGCCCTGATAGATTCTCAGATGTTTTTAGTCTTGGTAACCGTTAGGATGGACTGTTTGGTCTTTGGTCTTGACTCGCAGTGTCCACTTCTTTTCTAGAAAAGAGCTGAAATAATCACCAATCTCATCGAAATACATGATTTTGCTGTTTCAGAAAGCCTTAGATGTGGATGCCAGGTTTGGACACAGTTGCCAAAAGGTGTTTTCTTAGGGTGGCATCTATGGGCGAGACTAAAGTCATTAAGATTCAGGTCATCCCACTTCGGCTCAAGCTTTTTGTCCCGCATGTCCTGAAACTTGCACAGTAGAGGAAGAAATAGTCAAATTCCTCCCAGTCTTTCATCCAGGAggaattcttttcttttcacaacatttctccagtttttcttGCTCCTCCAATGATCTTTGCCGTCATCGACCCTTCTCTTGTATAAAATCcaaattacagtcattttttgaCATTACCTGTTTGAAACAACAGGACGTGACTATTTATTCCCTTCAATCCTCAACCCAAACActttagttttgctttgtttttcataatGTTGCATAAGGGTGAAggtaactgtaaataaaaatctcttCCCTCCTTCCTCTAAgtctgaacttttatttttctgtataatCTTTACAGCAGCTTGCAGCTCATCAGACCCTGTGTGATAAGCtcttatctttttaaaaaaaaagacttcttttATGACCGTCTCTCATCCCGGctgtttctgttattattttgaATCCTCAGAAAGGTGGCCTGTTGTGTCTCTGCTCAGTCTGATTGATGACTTAGCTGGAATATAAAAGCAGCACAACGTTGCATCAAAACCTGCGGTAATTTGCGACCCGCTTAAGGCGAAATCTTTCTGTTTGCCACGAAGCTCTTCGGCTGCTCTGCGGCGGCGCAGGTGAAAACCAGCAGGGAGACGAAAGGCCAGTACCTGTCCGTCAACATGTCCTTCTCCGTGGGCGTGATGTCGGCCATGTACCTCACCAAAGGCATCACAGGTCAGACTGTTCTCACTGTTTGACCGACTCAATATATTATCCTGTCCAGCAGCAACAGGACTAAAATCCTTCAGCAGTTTAATAACAGGATAAGAGTTATGACTTTTACTGCCGTTAGTAACTGATACGTTTTGCTGACAGTCTATAAAGACATTATCCAGCTTTTCAAAGTCTTCTTTGATAATCTGATAATCtacttttattaattaattaacctCCTTGTGTTTCTCTCCACAGGGGCCCACCTGAACCCAGCGGTGACCCTCAGTTTCTGTGTCCTGGGTCGGGTTCGATGGGGGCGGCTGGCGCCCTACTGCCTCTCCCAGATCCTGGGGGCGTACGTGGCGTCGGCGCTGGTCTACCTGGTCTACTACGGTTcgactgttttttttgttttttttacacccacCTGGTCATCATAAACACGTCTGCAGCttgtaacaaaaaagaaactgaaataacttaTCAAATAATAGTATACTGTTTGGAATTAGTTCATCAGGTCGAGTCAAAGTTTATCCTTAAATCACATTAAAGTTGGCTGTAAAAAGCTCTAAGATGTAAAACTAATAATTAGTAAATCTGtgctaaataataaattttaaaaaatccagaGTCCCAGCATTCAGTGGGGATGCACTTCCAGCTAAAACGTTTGTCTCGCTTCTGTTTCAGATGCCATAATGGAGTTCAGTGGAGGAGTTCTGACCGTGTACGGCCCAAACGAAACCGCCTCCATATTCGCCACGTACCCAACAGAGCACCTGACGTTAGGCAGGAGTTTCCTGGACCAGGTGGGTGGCGCCGATCGTAACTGATGCCCctttttccactggctctacttcAGCAGTCCTGCTCTACTTGGCCCGGCTCGGCTCGGCCCGGCCCGGCTCGGCTCTACTCAGCCCTGCTCTACTTGGcccggctctactcggctctacTCAGCTCTATAAAACATGCATCGCGTTTCCAAcggccagtttggtctgtagcagaggaacgcctccttgtgccAACCATCTGTTCTGCAACctcaacaaaaactttttcatttcttgttgCCCCGTTTAGCTGCCGCTGAATGCTGCAATAATTGCAAGAAAAGCCTGGACCTCGTCGTTGCTCTGGGGAATAAACTTTTgctgctctctctcttttcgctaccgttccaaaattgtctatcgttgttttcttcgctctttaCGCTTCCATTTGACCACACCtaacccacgaccaatgagtgaacaggagctaagcttgcatctcccacgaaagcagggaccaaaaaagcagggactggCCTTGAAAAatatgccggtggaaacgctcgcaaagcatgccgagtagagtggagccgggaccttcagagctggtggaaaaggggcataaggcGGCGCTCCGGCGTCTTTAAAGAGAGCCCGTGTGTTTCCTCATCAGATCGTGGGCACGGGCACGCTGATGTTGTGCATCCTGGGTCTAGACGAGAAGAGGAACACCCCGGCTCCCACGGAGCTCATCCCGCCCATAGTTGCAGCCATCGTCCTCGGCATCTCCATGTCAATGTCTGGGAACTGCGGCGCCGCCATCAATCCCGCCCGGGACCTGGGCCCGCGCCTCTTCACGCTCAGCGCCGGCTGGGGCCCTGAAGTCTTTACGTAAGGACTCTGTCCCGCTGCGTGCACGCAGACACTCGCTTCTTCACACTTTCTCACAGTCAAAAAACTGGGAGAAAAGTTTAGGAAAGGGaccattttttctgctttcctgcATTTATATAGTTTCTCTGAAACTaagctgcaaaaacattttaaaaaaacactttaagtgACTAatcatcttttagtttttatttatttctacaccagccaaataaaaagcagctcatTGTCTGAATGCTACTTTTACGCCactgttttcctattttttaatttttccaacTACTTCTAAAtacttttgctattttagccatttatttatcaaaacgttcagctcgttcaggagattgttgctgtgacttttgtattttttttttacatttaaacttttcaaaatattaaacttttttactATTTTCCTCCCCATTAAAAGAAACATacagatctcttcagttccttaaaaaacaatttctctCTGAGTCTTGTGTCTTTagtcacttttagcttttagccagctttctgctacatttagcttctttttgctaatttagcttttagctagcatatTGCTACTTTTTGGTAGTTATTGCTACTTATAGCTAGTGCTTTTCTACTTTTACCTTGTAGCTaaccttttgccactttta is a genomic window of Kryptolebias marmoratus isolate JLee-2015 linkage group LG16, ASM164957v2, whole genome shotgun sequence containing:
- the aqp10a gene encoding aquaporin-10a, encoding MLKLRTLRVRSALIRECMAEFLGTFVLLLFGCSAAAQVKTSRETKGQYLSVNMSFSVGVMSAMYLTKGITGAHLNPAVTLSFCVLGRVRWGRLAPYCLSQILGAYVASALVYLVYYDAIMEFSGGVLTVYGPNETASIFATYPTEHLTLGRSFLDQIVGTGTLMLCILGLDEKRNTPAPTELIPPIVAAIVLGISMSMSGNCGAAINPARDLGPRLFTLSAGWGPEVFTCYNYWFWVPLVAPPVGGVFGSFMYLIFIDWQLPDPEPSQNPPAVFTVSDTSWEKGDGFKSAHF